A single region of the Nocardioides ochotonae genome encodes:
- a CDS encoding ATP-grasp domain-containing protein, with translation MSVARERPTILVTGAAGPAGRALGVLIGRLPPTRRPRAVGVDLAPRPTEGYEVVEAVPGADDPRYDRAMLDLLGRHRPDLVLPTVSEELPRLAVLAAATGLGDRGLVLSGPGPARIAGDKLLTMWALARGGVPVPRHAAGGELASASEALRWAGGPVVVKPRVSRGGRGVHVVEHADDPVWNGLDDSWVVQAFAGGVEYSPQVHRSPRTGECLVVVLEKTGRKQGRVGNATSVVRLPDDAATDVAAVARRTVETLDLVGPVDLDVRRLDDGTPVVLEVNARFGAVSPAAPELLDAVLDEGAGAVP, from the coding sequence GTGAGCGTGGCCCGCGAACGCCCGACGATCCTGGTGACCGGTGCAGCCGGCCCGGCCGGCCGCGCGCTCGGCGTGCTGATCGGCCGGCTCCCGCCGACCCGGCGGCCCCGCGCCGTGGGCGTCGACCTCGCGCCGCGACCGACCGAGGGCTACGAGGTGGTCGAGGCGGTGCCGGGCGCCGACGACCCGCGCTACGACCGGGCGATGCTCGACCTGCTCGGCCGCCACCGCCCGGACCTGGTCCTGCCCACCGTCTCCGAGGAGCTCCCGCGCCTGGCGGTCCTGGCCGCGGCCACCGGCCTGGGCGACCGCGGCCTGGTCCTCTCCGGGCCCGGCCCGGCCCGGATCGCCGGTGACAAGCTGCTGACGATGTGGGCGCTCGCCCGTGGCGGCGTACCCGTGCCCCGCCACGCCGCCGGCGGCGAGCTGGCCTCGGCGTCGGAGGCCCTGCGCTGGGCAGGAGGGCCGGTCGTGGTCAAGCCGCGGGTCTCGCGCGGCGGCCGTGGCGTGCACGTGGTCGAGCACGCCGACGACCCGGTCTGGAACGGTCTCGACGACTCGTGGGTCGTGCAGGCCTTCGCCGGCGGGGTCGAGTACAGCCCCCAGGTGCACCGGTCCCCGCGCACCGGCGAGTGTCTGGTGGTCGTGCTCGAGAAGACCGGTCGCAAGCAGGGAAGGGTCGGCAACGCGACCTCGGTCGTGCGCCTGCCCGACGACGCGGCGACGGACGTCGCGGCAGTCGCCCGACGGACGGTCGAGACGCTGGACCTGGTGGGCCCCGTCGACCTCGACGTACGCCGGCTCGACGACGGCACCCCGGTGGTGCTCGAGGTCAACGCCCGCTTCGGGGCGGTCTCCCCCGCGGCCCCCGAGCTGCTCGACGCGGTCCTCGACGAGGGGGCCGGGGCCGTCCCGTGA
- a CDS encoding AI-2E family transporter has translation MTASIPEPAPPSRERVIARGLEWCARWSARWILIFIALWLASQVLGRMWTILLPVVLALIVTTVLAPISIFLERRLRLPASLAAASTLLGAIAVIVAVGFALAPSTAGQAGAIADDATAGLDRISQWLRDTDMVTHKQVDTAIDAVQDKLTASASTIASGVLVGVGAVTSALVTLTVTLILTFLFLKDGRRFLPWLRRLAGPSVGTHLAEVLGRAWSTLGGFIRTQALVSAIDAVFIGLGLVLVGVPLAVPLAVLTFFGGFVPIVGAFVVGALAVLVALVSNGWVGALIVLGVVVAVQQLEGNVLSPWLQSRSMSLHAAVVLLSVALGSALFGIVGAFLAVPVTAMIAVVFRYLDEQVTARSEAWVVPARSPDEPDTDADAGARGGPEPETPPA, from the coding sequence GTGACCGCCTCCATCCCCGAGCCCGCTCCGCCCTCCCGCGAGCGGGTGATCGCGCGTGGACTGGAGTGGTGCGCCCGCTGGAGCGCGCGCTGGATCCTGATCTTCATCGCGCTCTGGCTGGCCAGCCAGGTCCTCGGCCGAATGTGGACGATCCTGCTGCCGGTGGTCCTGGCGCTGATCGTCACGACCGTGCTCGCCCCGATCTCGATCTTCCTCGAACGACGGCTGCGACTGCCCGCGTCGCTGGCCGCCGCGAGCACGCTGCTCGGCGCGATCGCCGTGATCGTCGCCGTCGGGTTCGCGCTGGCCCCGTCCACCGCCGGTCAGGCGGGGGCGATCGCCGACGACGCCACCGCGGGCCTGGACCGGATCTCGCAGTGGCTGCGCGACACCGACATGGTCACCCACAAGCAGGTCGACACCGCGATCGACGCCGTGCAGGACAAGCTCACCGCCTCCGCCTCCACCATCGCCTCCGGCGTCCTGGTCGGGGTCGGCGCGGTCACCAGCGCCCTGGTGACGCTCACCGTCACCTTGATCCTGACCTTCCTCTTCCTCAAGGACGGGCGCCGCTTCCTGCCCTGGCTGCGCCGCCTCGCCGGCCCCAGCGTCGGCACCCACCTCGCCGAGGTGCTCGGCCGGGCGTGGTCGACGCTGGGCGGGTTCATCCGCACGCAGGCACTGGTCAGCGCGATCGACGCCGTCTTCATCGGCCTGGGACTCGTGCTCGTCGGCGTCCCGCTGGCGGTCCCGCTCGCCGTGCTCACGTTCTTCGGCGGCTTCGTGCCGATCGTCGGCGCCTTCGTGGTCGGGGCACTCGCGGTGCTGGTCGCGCTCGTCTCCAACGGCTGGGTGGGCGCGCTGATCGTCCTCGGTGTCGTGGTCGCCGTGCAGCAGCTGGAGGGCAACGTGCTCTCGCCGTGGCTGCAGTCGCGCAGCATGAGCCTCCACGCCGCGGTGGTGCTGTTGTCCGTCGCCCTCGGGTCCGCGCTGTTCGGCATCGTCGGCGCCTTCCTCGCGGTGCCGGTGACCGCCATGATCGCGGTGGTCTTCCGCTACCTCGACGAGCAGGTGACCGCCCGCTCCGAGGCCTGGGTCGTGCCGGCGCGCTCCCCGGACGAGCCCGACACCGATGCGGACGCGGGAGCCCGGGGCGGTCCGGAGCCCGAGACCCCGCCTGCCTGA
- a CDS encoding glycosyltransferase, which translates to MTSLLIALVLVVGMALLIGGIVRLTFVPLAILFAVRERRAPAGPIGLGPMFAEPPTVAVVVPAYEEGVVIDACVASILATGYPRLSIVCVDDGSSDDTFARMQRLARKHPEVQAIRQPNAGKGAALNTGVAASSGEIVVMVDADGVFGHDTLTELLRGFRNERVGAVGGNDQPGNLDRVQTRFLALISHVGTGLMRRALDTLDLLPVVSGNLGAYRRDVLELTGPVRTDTLGEDLELTWRVHRAGYRVTFSPHAWVFAESPSTLHDLWRQRVRWARGLLQAVSIHRTMIGNPRYGAFGPYLLYNTLTQVTGPFLWLLGLVSLTALVGVDGASWLPASWLAWLLALSLVGSTALLVLALLLDQALADLRHLWTLPLWPLYSTLMSFVMLDAVRLELGRAENRWNKARRTGTVSVRGSDGAGPGS; encoded by the coding sequence GTGACGTCCCTCCTCATCGCCCTGGTGCTCGTCGTCGGGATGGCCCTGCTCATCGGCGGGATCGTGCGTCTGACGTTCGTGCCGCTCGCGATCCTGTTCGCCGTGCGCGAGCGCCGCGCCCCCGCGGGGCCGATCGGTCTCGGCCCGATGTTCGCCGAGCCGCCGACCGTGGCCGTGGTCGTCCCGGCGTACGAGGAGGGCGTGGTCATCGACGCGTGCGTCGCCTCCATCCTCGCCACCGGCTACCCGCGGCTGAGCATCGTGTGCGTCGACGACGGGTCCAGCGACGACACCTTCGCGCGGATGCAGCGCCTCGCCCGGAAGCACCCCGAGGTGCAGGCGATCCGCCAGCCGAACGCGGGCAAGGGCGCCGCCCTCAACACCGGCGTGGCCGCCAGCTCCGGCGAGATCGTGGTGATGGTCGACGCCGACGGCGTGTTCGGCCACGACACCCTCACCGAGCTGCTGCGCGGGTTCCGCAACGAGCGCGTGGGCGCCGTGGGCGGCAACGACCAGCCCGGCAACCTCGACCGCGTGCAGACCCGGTTCCTGGCGCTGATCAGCCACGTGGGCACCGGGCTGATGCGCCGGGCCCTGGACACCCTCGACCTGCTGCCGGTGGTGTCGGGCAACCTCGGGGCCTACCGCCGCGACGTGCTCGAGCTGACCGGGCCGGTGCGCACCGACACCCTTGGGGAGGACCTCGAGCTGACCTGGCGGGTGCACCGAGCGGGCTACCGGGTGACCTTCAGCCCGCACGCCTGGGTGTTCGCGGAGTCGCCGTCGACTCTGCACGACCTGTGGCGCCAGCGGGTGCGATGGGCCCGCGGGCTGCTGCAGGCGGTCTCCATCCACCGCACGATGATCGGCAACCCGCGCTACGGGGCGTTCGGCCCCTACCTGCTCTACAACACCCTGACCCAGGTGACCGGCCCGTTCCTGTGGCTCCTCGGCCTGGTCTCCCTCACGGCCCTCGTGGGGGTGGACGGCGCCTCGTGGCTGCCGGCGTCGTGGCTCGCCTGGCTGCTCGCCCTCAGCCTGGTGGGCTCGACCGCGCTGCTGGTGCTGGCGCTCCTGCTCGACCAGGCCCTCGCGGACCTGCGTCACCTGTGGACGCTGCCCCTGTGGCCGCTCTACTCCACCCTGATGAGCTTCGTCATGCTCGACGCCGTACGGCTCGAGCTCGGCAGAGCGGAGAACCGATGGAACAAGGCGCGACGCACCGGGACGGTGTCGGTCCGGGGCAGCGACGGCGCTGGCCCTGGCTCGTGA